The Mucilaginibacter mallensis genome has a segment encoding these proteins:
- a CDS encoding cold-shock protein, protein MQKEGTVKFFNETKGFGFITPSNGGQDVFVHSTGLIDEIRENDKVEFEVENGRKGLNAVNVKVI, encoded by the coding sequence ATGCAAAAAGAAGGAACAGTAAAATTTTTTAATGAAACAAAAGGATTCGGATTTATTACACCAAGCAATGGTGGTCAGGATGTATTTGTTCATTCTACAGGCTTAATTGACGAGATTCGTGAAAACGATAAAGTTGAATTCGAAGTAGAAAACGGCAGAAAAGGCCTTAATGCGGTAAATGTAAAAGTTATTTAA
- a CDS encoding YtxH domain-containing protein — protein MKDQTKIIAALLVGAAAGAALGLLLAPDSGEGLRGSVADYINDLVDTAKNKAEATAKEVKQYSNNAYNTAKSKLGGAVHDATEYHEELADSAKSKVKNAVDNAKEYGEDAANHAKSKVKSTADDWNNSIQNA, from the coding sequence ATGAAAGATCAGACAAAGATTATAGCAGCACTTTTAGTGGGTGCTGCAGCAGGCGCTGCACTTGGCTTATTATTAGCACCGGATAGTGGTGAGGGATTAAGAGGAAGTGTTGCTGATTATATTAATGATTTGGTTGATACAGCCAAAAACAAAGCAGAGGCAACTGCTAAGGAAGTAAAGCAATACAGCAATAATGCCTATAATACTGCAAAATCAAAACTTGGCGGTGCTGTGCATGATGCCACAGAATATCATGAAGAATTGGCTGATTCAGCAAAATCAAAAGTTAAAAACGCGGTAGATAACGCAAAGGAATATGGCGAAGATGCCGCTAACCACGCAAAATCAAAAGTAAAATCCACTGCTGATGATTGGAATAATTCTATTCAAAATGCTTAG
- a CDS encoding Smr/MutS family protein: MKYKLGDFVRFVDEKMEGFVTRIIDDQMIGVTGDDDFEIPVLASKVTSVHGYEPAGTKGKVDAVNEVQIPAAEFQTKGVYLGLVNDPKVNSVVHFYLINDTSYQLLAALTTEKPSSYKGEFAGLAAPKSATKIYSAQLADLQLWPKFVFNITFYTPQNIKPADPIVFNDKLKAKDFSGTKKKLPLLNDLGWLIQLDEPELVIDAQKLKESFFKPAEEKVEFVKPISEVDLHIEKLRDDHLFLQSSEILNIQLQYFNKALDAAIVHQLPEITFIHGAGNGVLRHELHKALSKNNKIQTFMDARKEKFGYGATKVILK, from the coding sequence ATGAAATATAAATTAGGTGATTTTGTGCGGTTTGTTGATGAAAAAATGGAAGGTTTTGTTACCCGTATAATTGACGACCAGATGATTGGCGTTACCGGAGATGACGACTTTGAGATACCCGTACTGGCCAGTAAGGTTACCAGCGTACATGGCTATGAACCTGCCGGTACAAAAGGTAAAGTTGATGCTGTTAATGAGGTACAAATACCCGCTGCTGAGTTTCAAACCAAAGGGGTATACCTTGGCCTGGTTAATGACCCGAAAGTAAATTCAGTAGTGCATTTTTATTTGATAAATGATACCTCGTACCAGCTATTAGCAGCTTTAACTACCGAAAAGCCATCTTCATATAAAGGTGAGTTCGCCGGATTGGCGGCGCCTAAATCTGCTACTAAAATATATTCTGCACAATTGGCGGATCTGCAATTGTGGCCAAAGTTTGTATTCAATATAACTTTTTATACCCCACAAAATATAAAGCCTGCCGACCCCATAGTTTTTAATGATAAGCTGAAGGCCAAAGATTTTTCGGGCACTAAAAAGAAATTGCCTTTATTGAATGATTTGGGCTGGTTAATTCAGTTGGATGAACCGGAACTGGTTATTGATGCGCAAAAACTAAAAGAAAGCTTTTTTAAACCTGCTGAAGAAAAAGTTGAATTTGTAAAACCAATAAGCGAAGTAGATCTGCATATTGAAAAGCTGCGTGATGATCACCTGTTTTTACAAAGCAGCGAGATATTGAACATTCAATTGCAGTATTTTAATAAAGCATTGGATGCCGCCATAGTACACCAATTGCCTGAAATTACTTTTATACACGGCGCCGGCAATGGTGTTTTACGCCACGAATTGCATAAGGCATTAAGCAAGAATAACAAAATCCAAACCTTTATGGATGCCCGTAAGGAGAAATTTGGTTATGGAGCTACAAAGGTGATATTGAAATAG
- a CDS encoding M1 family metallopeptidase, which produces MYKYFISSALCCFFLTQVKAQTLYLPRDIKKAYAKATRSADGRPGKNYWENHGRYDIKITALPPDRTIKGTEQITYFNNSPDTLKHLNMKLILNIHRPGATRYAATTPDYITKGIQVDSIFVNGVKKEWDNDKVIGTNQFVELSKPVLPHDSVKLNITWHYELSLKSEREGVIDPTTFYIGYFYPRVSVFDDYNGWDRLDFNDRQEFYNDFNDYNLSVTVPKNFIVWATGTLQNPSQVLQPEYIKRLQQSMTTDSTVHIATPDDLAKKNITAQNDLNTWIWKANNISDMAVGISDHYNWDAASTVVDDATHRRASMQAAYADASTDFHSAVKFGVHTLNWLSHNWPGVPYPYPKMTAFQGFADMEFPMMVNDSHTDNMHDAQFLQDHEMAHTYFPFYMGINETRYGYMDEGWATTFEFLIGASETGEQQNIENYKNFRVKRWINDPSTSEDLPIITPTSELTRGYGNNAYVKPSLSYLALKDMLGDELFKKALHTYMNNWNGKHPIPWDYFNSMSTGSGKNLNWFFNNWFFTNNYIDLNLQNVTKENGGYVVAIQNIGGFAVPFDIKVTYTDGSTQSFHQTPIVWQNDQKQITVHIKTTKTIEAVTLDGGIFMDADRSNNSLIFSIK; this is translated from the coding sequence ATGTACAAATACTTCATCTCATCAGCTTTATGCTGTTTTTTTTTAACACAGGTAAAAGCACAAACATTATACCTGCCAAGGGACATTAAAAAAGCTTATGCTAAAGCAACCAGGTCGGCGGATGGCCGCCCGGGGAAAAACTACTGGGAAAACCATGGCCGGTATGATATTAAGATAACCGCCCTCCCACCCGATCGTACCATAAAAGGCACCGAACAGATCACCTACTTTAATAACAGCCCCGACACGTTAAAACACCTTAACATGAAGCTGATATTAAACATACACAGGCCCGGTGCTACACGTTATGCAGCTACCACACCCGATTATATAACCAAAGGCATACAGGTTGATTCCATTTTTGTAAATGGTGTTAAAAAAGAATGGGATAATGATAAAGTAATTGGCACCAATCAGTTTGTTGAGCTATCAAAACCTGTTTTACCGCATGATTCTGTTAAATTAAACATCACCTGGCATTATGAGCTTTCATTAAAAAGTGAGCGCGAAGGGGTGATTGACCCAACTACCTTTTATATAGGCTATTTTTATCCGCGTGTATCTGTTTTTGATGATTATAACGGATGGGACAGGCTTGATTTTAACGACCGCCAGGAGTTTTATAACGACTTTAACGACTATAATTTAAGCGTTACCGTGCCTAAAAACTTTATTGTTTGGGCCACAGGAACATTGCAAAACCCATCACAGGTATTACAACCCGAATACATTAAACGCCTGCAGCAATCCATGACCACGGATTCAACCGTACATATTGCTACGCCTGATGACCTGGCAAAGAAGAACATTACTGCGCAAAACGACCTGAATACCTGGATTTGGAAAGCCAATAATATAAGCGATATGGCAGTAGGTATCAGCGATCATTACAATTGGGATGCTGCCAGTACAGTGGTTGATGATGCTACACATCGCCGCGCCAGTATGCAGGCCGCTTATGCTGATGCCTCAACAGACTTTCACTCTGCTGTTAAATTCGGCGTACATACCTTAAACTGGTTATCACACAACTGGCCGGGTGTGCCTTATCCATACCCTAAGATGACCGCTTTCCAGGGTTTTGCTGATATGGAGTTCCCGATGATGGTGAACGACAGCCATACCGACAACATGCACGACGCTCAATTTTTGCAGGATCACGAGATGGCTCATACCTATTTCCCGTTCTATATGGGTATTAACGAAACCCGTTACGGTTATATGGACGAGGGATGGGCAACCACCTTTGAGTTTTTGATAGGCGCTTCTGAAACCGGCGAACAGCAGAATATAGAGAATTATAAAAATTTCCGTGTAAAACGCTGGATAAATGACCCGTCGACCAGCGAGGACCTGCCGATCATCACCCCTACCAGCGAACTAACCAGGGGTTATGGCAACAATGCTTATGTAAAACCATCGTTAAGCTACCTGGCTTTAAAAGATATGCTGGGCGATGAGCTATTCAAAAAAGCGCTGCATACCTATATGAATAACTGGAACGGCAAACATCCTATCCCATGGGATTATTTTAACTCCATGAGCACAGGATCAGGCAAAAACCTGAACTGGTTCTTCAATAACTGGTTCTTCACCAATAACTATATCGACCTTAACTTACAGAATGTAACTAAAGAGAATGGCGGTTATGTTGTTGCTATCCAAAACATTGGTGGCTTTGCAGTCCCTTTTGATATTAAGGTAACCTATACCGATGGCAGTACCCAAAGCTTCCACCAAACACCAATAGTTTGGCAAAATGATCAGAAACAGATAACGGTACACATAAAAACCACCAAAACCATCGAAGCAGTAACACTGGATGGCGGTATATTTATGGATGCAGACAGGAGCAATAACTCGTTGATATTTAGTATCAAGTAG
- a CDS encoding aspartate kinase gives MKVLKFGGTSVGSPERMKKLLDIVDPSERQIVVLSAVSGTTNNLVEIGQAYLAGDKTGAAELIKKLKDKYEIFIKELLAKPEFYAQGKEVIDYHFALLSNFSNDLFTTIEDKVILAQGELLSTTLYHVYLKEIGVPSILLPALDFMKTDEDSEPIVDYITEHLTPLLDKYPDNNLFITQGYICRNSFGEIDNLRRGGSDYTASLIGAGIRSEEVQIWTDIDGMHNNDPRIVKGTKPIAQLSFDEAAELAYFGAKILHPQSVFPAQKYKIPVRLLNTMDPQAKGTLITNDSEKNRIKSIAAKDGITAIKVQSSRMLLAHGFLRKLFEVFERYKTSIDMITTSEVAVSLTIDDTTHLEDITRELTAFGSVDVDVDHTIICVVGDFGAEKHGYAARVLEAVKHIPLRMISYGGSDHNMSLLIKNEDKTEVLRSLHNRLF, from the coding sequence ATGAAAGTTTTAAAATTTGGGGGAACATCAGTAGGAAGTCCTGAAAGAATGAAAAAACTGCTGGATATCGTTGATCCGTCCGAAAGGCAGATCGTGGTATTATCGGCAGTATCCGGTACTACAAACAATTTAGTGGAAATTGGCCAGGCTTACCTGGCCGGTGATAAGACCGGGGCAGCCGAACTTATTAAGAAGCTAAAGGATAAGTACGAGATTTTCATTAAGGAGCTATTGGCCAAACCTGAGTTTTATGCGCAAGGCAAGGAAGTGATAGATTATCATTTCGCGCTGCTGAGCAATTTTTCAAATGATCTTTTTACTACTATCGAGGATAAGGTAATTTTAGCACAGGGTGAGTTATTATCAACCACTTTATACCATGTGTATTTGAAAGAGATCGGTGTACCATCGATATTATTGCCCGCGCTTGATTTTATGAAAACCGATGAGGACAGCGAGCCTATAGTTGATTATATAACCGAACACCTTACACCATTGCTGGATAAATACCCGGATAATAACCTGTTTATTACCCAGGGTTACATTTGCCGCAACAGTTTTGGCGAAATTGATAACCTGCGCCGTGGCGGGAGCGATTATACCGCGTCATTAATTGGTGCAGGCATCCGCAGCGAGGAAGTACAGATCTGGACCGATATCGACGGTATGCACAATAATGATCCGCGGATAGTTAAAGGCACCAAGCCAATTGCCCAGCTATCATTTGATGAAGCCGCCGAGCTGGCTTACTTTGGCGCCAAGATATTGCACCCGCAAAGCGTTTTTCCGGCACAAAAATATAAGATCCCGGTTCGTTTGCTGAACACTATGGATCCGCAGGCAAAAGGAACGCTGATCACTAACGACAGCGAGAAGAATAGGATTAAATCGATAGCCGCGAAAGACGGCATTACTGCGATAAAGGTACAATCGAGCCGTATGTTATTGGCACATGGCTTTTTACGCAAGCTGTTCGAGGTGTTTGAGCGCTATAAAACATCAATTGATATGATCACCACCTCCGAAGTTGCCGTATCATTAACTATTGATGATACTACGCATTTAGAGGATATCACCAGGGAGCTTACCGCTTTCGGTTCGGTTGATGTGGATGTGGACCATACCATTATTTGCGTAGTGGGTGATTTCGGCGCCGAAAAGCATGGTTATGCCGCGCGTGTACTGGAAGCTGTAAAACATATCCCGTTAAGGATGATATCATACGGCGGCAGCGATCATAACATGTCGTTACTGATAAAAAATGAAGATAAAACCGAGGTATTAAGGAGCTTGCATAACAGGCTGTTTTAG
- a CDS encoding DUF892 family protein, producing MALVTPKPLDESVLNHVFVHNLNRIYFGKCYLNQHLSHLISIASFPALQMAMEEFWEDIKRQIGRMDAIYALIVETPSNKNCNPIKSIVKDNFCLDEEQPLPILLDMDIIAYLQLLEHINISACSMLKMIASKLKKEQAAQLLTECFDESIDNDHLFMLISKEYVTTE from the coding sequence ATGGCCCTTGTAACTCCCAAACCACTCGATGAGTCTGTCCTTAATCACGTTTTTGTACATAATTTAAACAGGATATATTTTGGTAAATGCTATTTAAACCAGCATCTCAGTCACCTGATAAGCATCGCATCGTTCCCGGCATTACAAATGGCTATGGAAGAGTTTTGGGAAGATATTAAAAGGCAGATAGGAAGGATGGATGCCATTTATGCCCTTATTGTCGAAACTCCATCCAATAAAAATTGTAACCCTATAAAATCGATCGTAAAAGATAATTTTTGTTTGGATGAGGAGCAGCCCCTACCCATATTGCTGGATATGGACATTATTGCCTATCTGCAATTGCTTGAACATATCAACATTTCGGCCTGCAGCATGCTAAAAATGATTGCTTCTAAACTAAAAAAGGAACAGGCGGCGCAGTTATTGACCGAATGTTTTGATGAATCTATAGATAACGATCATCTTTTCATGCTCATCTCAAAAGAATATGTAACTACCGAATAA